The genome window TCGGTTGATGTGCTCATTTTTCAATCCACAGCGTGCCAAAGCGCCGCGCACTTCGTGGTTGTTCATCGAAGGGAATTCATTCCACACTTCATCCAATGCGGTAATCGGCTTCGCTTTCACTTCTTGCTCAAAGTAAGCCGGGTGCAAAAAGTCTCCACGATCCAATTTCCCATTCAGCGGCTTGATGATGCCGAGCAATGTTTTCAGGAGCGTGGATTTCCCCACACCGTTCATTCCCACGATCGCAACCTTCTCACCGCGCTCCAGCTTGACACTCAGCTTTGGCAGGAGTGGTTGGGAATACCCGATCTCCAGATTCTCCGCTTCTACGACGAAACGGCTGCTCGCCCGGGATTCTTTAAAAATAAAGGAAGGCTTAGCGGCTGTCTCCGGCTTGTCGATCCGATCCATTCTGTCCAACTGCTTTTGACGGCTCTTCGCACGTCCCGTAGTGGATGCACGCGCTTTGTTGCGGGCGATAAAGTCTTCCATTTTCGCAATTTCTTCCTGCTGCTTTTCGAAGGCATCAAAGTGCTGGCTGCGCTTCGTCTCCGATTGAGCAAGGAACGACTCATAGTTTCCGGTGTAACGGTTCAGTTTGGTAAATTCCAGATGGTAGATGACGTTGACGACTTCGTTCATGAAGCTGGTGTCATGGGATATCAGCATGAAGGCGTATGGATATTCCTTCAGGTAGTTTTTCAGCCAGACGATGTGCTCCTCGTCCAGATAGTTTGTCGGCTCATCCAGCAGCAATACGGTAGGCTGCTCCAGCAAGAGCTTTGCCAGGAGTACCTTCGTGCGTTGCCCACCAGACAGAGCAGCGACGTCTCGATCCAGACCGATCGCGCTCAAACCTAATGCGTTTGCAATTTCCTCAACTTTGGCATCAATCAAGTAAAAGCCGCTGGTTTCCAGTTTATCCTGGATTTCTCCCATGCGCTCCAGCAATTCCTCTAACTCTTCCGGAGAGGCCTCGGCCATTTTTTCACCGATGACCATCAGCTCGGCTTCTTGCTCCAGGAGCGGCAGGAACGCGTCTTTGAGCACATCGCGAATCGTTTTGCCCGCTTCCAGCTTCGTATGCTGATCCAAGTACCCGTATTGGATCTTTGGCATCCATTCGATACGGCCATGATCGGGCATATTTTGCCCTGTCAAAATCCCCATCATCGTGGACTTCCCGGTACCGTTTGCACCTACGAGCCCTACATGATCACCCGGCTGCAAGCGGAATGATACATCGCGAAACAAAATACGGTCCCCAAAACCGTGGGACAGGCTTTCCACAATCAAAACACTCATGATTTTCCTCCTGATCTGTTCCTCTATGAGGTTTACAAAGTGATTCTTTCAAAAAAAGACGGATGATAGCGATCAAAATAGCTCTCACCGCTGAGCATCAACTGATCCAAGCGAACTCGCAAATCCTGAAGGCTAATGCCCTCCATCGCGACGTTCAAAATCGCAGCACGTGCCATCAGGCGAAGAAGATTCACTTCGTCAGCCAAGGCGTTCCCAAAAACCTTCCCGCTATGCACGATCTCTGAGCGATGGTTGTACGATTTTTTTATCAGCTGTGCGATTTTTTCTCGCTGCTGCAGGGTTTCACCAAAGTAGTAAGCCATACGGAGCCGCAGCTTATAGGTGATTTCCCCTTTCTTCCCATCTGGCACAAAAAGGGACTCCAGACCAATCCACAAATCAAGCAGTTGGTCTTCATAGCTTTTTTTCTCCAGCGAGAGGGAATATCTCCGAAAGGCTAACGTGGGCAAACTACGATCTAATAAATCCAGAAAGATCTTCTGCGCCCGTTCGTCAAACATGTACTTGGCACCGTCTAACGAACGCTTCAGATACGTGATTCCATACAAATTTGCTTTCGCTGTGATGACATACGGAATGGAGCAAATGCCATTGACCGATGCGAGATTCAGCTTGTTCTCAATCTCTTCGATCCAGTCCCGGTCATCGTTCAATCTCATTTCCGGGTATTCACCTACGAGGAACAGGCTGCTCATATCGACCCGCTTGTCAAACATGCGCCTGTTCTCATCCATTTCATTACGCAAATAGCGAGACGCAACTTTATATGGTCGTTCAGCACCTGAAAGCAGCGTATAGGAATTGGGCATATCAATCCGGACAGATTGCGGCGTCGTCGAGTTAAACACGGGTGCGATCAAAAGTGGCATCGGCTCTCTCCTTATTGAACGTGCAGGAAATGATAAACGCTACACTAATGAATGATGAAACGCATGATCCTCTCATAGAATCATGCTAGGTATCACTAGGTGCTTGTTTCATTTTGTTTACATAATTAATATTATGTTAGACTCAGTCACTTGTGCCAACCTCGTATTATTGCCAAATTGCCTTCACAGACACGCTTCCCTATAGAATACCAGCAATTCCTATGGTTCGTCATCCTCCGTTTGCGACAAACTACAAAAAGCTACATACGAAGGAGCTGATTTTATGGAAAAAGACCATATCTTAGATGAGAATCCACATCAAACCTACAATAATGAAGCAGAAGGTATCGAGCAAACTGGAGAACCGCTTCCCGGATCCAAAAAAGTAAAGCAGGAAAACCATAGCCGTGCCATCAAAACACGGGAAGGCTAGGAATACCACCCGGCTCTCAATGATGGGGCCGGGTACCCTTTTTCCTTATTTTTACAATAAAAAGATTGAATTGTCCCACAAGGATGAACTATGATGAAGGCAGAATCCTTGTTGGAGGTAAGTATAAATGATCACCATTCCACTTATGGGCAATCGCCCTCTATCCCACAGGTTCAGTTACAGCATCTCGCCTTTGTATGAATTGGCCGCCAGCCTGCATACACTCGCGCAGCCGACGCCTCCTGAACACTTCTCTCCATGGATCCACGAAAAATTATCGCACTTTCAAGTCGTGCGTTTGATGAAAGACTGGGAGTACTTCCTCCCGCTTTTTCGTTTCGCGATTCCTGACTCCTTTGATCCATACCAGACGAAAGGTGTCATGGCTGTGAATGATCAATACGAGTACTTCGTCACGCTTACTACGCCGCATTTTTTGAAAAGTCTCACCAAGGCATTGGATGCTTGGAATGCGCATCATGACCAACCTGAGGTAGCGGATGATTTGCGAGAGGATCCTGAATATGTGAAGGGCCGTTTTAGCCTGTTTATTTCATCTTACTGGCAGTTATCCTTCGAATCAAACTGGGAAGAAATTGCCCCCGAGTTTGTGAAAGAAGCGGAACGTATCCATCATTCGCTGGAGGACCACGCTTCCTTGTCCGATCTTTTGCAGGGTATTTTGCCTGCCATTCAGCTCGATGCGGAACAACTTACCTTAGCCTGTCCCCACAAAGGACAAACCCATGAGGCACAAAAATTGATTTTGTATCCCAGCTACTATTACGCAGGCGAGCCGCTCGTAACCGTAAAAGATGCGGATGTTCACTTGCTTTATTCCTTTACAACGCCATCTGCGCCCACCAAAAACGCCCTATGAAGGGCGTTTTTCATGCAACATATGCGCAACAATTAGCTTATCTAGCTGCTGACTAATCCTGACGATCTCAGGGTCAAGAAAATTGTAACCTGCATCCTTGGCTGCACACTCCAGTTTCCGGCGCAAGTCATCAATCATCTGATTCGTAATCTCCATGTTGCAGACCCCCACCCATCTTGCGTCTCCCACTATTTTACATTATATAACTAGCGGAGGAAAGGGTAAGATGTGGAAGAAAAAAGCCTTGCACCCAGAAAAGTGCAAGGCTTCCATCTTTCTAGAACGAATATCCTTACTTCATGACATGGATCGGATGACCCAGGGCAAGCTCAGCTGCTTCCATGGTCACTTCACCCAAGGTAGGATGAGCGTGGATCGTCAGCTCGATATCCTCGAGAGTAGCGCCCATCTCAATCGCGAGACCAATCTCAGCGATGATATTGGAAGCTTCTACACCCACGATTTGCGCACCCAGTACAAGGTTTGTGCCTTTTTCACCGATCAGTTTTACATAGCCTTCGCCAGCATTGACAGACAATGCGCGTCCGTTTGCTGCGAATGGAAAACGTCCTACGACGTAATCAATTCCTTTTTCCTTCGCTTCTTTCTCATTGATCCCTACGCTTGCAATTTCAGGATCGCAGAAAACGACTGCAGGAATGGCTTTGTAATCCACTTCGGACGGATGCCCAGCGATCGCTTCAGCAGCCACTTTCCCTTCGTAGGAAGCTTTGTGAGCAAGCGCAGGACCTGGCACGATATCGCCAATCGCATATACGTTTGGAATGTTAGTGCGGCCTTGTTTGTCAACGACGATCAAGCCACGATCGGTCAGGTTCATCCCGATATCGCGAACGCCAAGCTCATCTGTATTCGGACGACGACCAACTGTCACGAGGATGTATTCCGCCTCGACTTTTACTTGCTCGCCTTTGACTTCAGCCGTTACGATGACGCCGTTCTCGGTTTCTTCCATGCCTTGAGCCAATGCTTTTGTATGGATGGTCACGTCCAGCTTTTTCAGCTTGCGCTCAACCAGACGAGGCATATCAGGCTCAAAACCAGGGAGGATTTGATCAGCGCCTTCCAGGATGGTCACTTTGGTTCCGAACTTGGCAAATACGGTACCCAGCTCGATGCCAATGTAGCCGCCGCCGATGACAACGATGCTCTTCGGAAGCTCAGTCAAGCTGAGGGCTTCAGTAGAAGACAGCACGCGTTTGCCAAATGGGAAAGCTGGCAATTCGATTGGACGGGAACCGGTTGCGATGATGCAATGTTCGAAGCGATAACG of Brevibacillus choshinensis contains these proteins:
- a CDS encoding ABC-F family ATP-binding cassette domain-containing protein, whose product is MSVLIVESLSHGFGDRILFRDVSFRLQPGDHVGLVGANGTGKSTMMGILTGQNMPDHGRIEWMPKIQYGYLDQHTKLEAGKTIRDVLKDAFLPLLEQEAELMVIGEKMAEASPEELEELLERMGEIQDKLETSGFYLIDAKVEEIANALGLSAIGLDRDVAALSGGQRTKVLLAKLLLEQPTVLLLDEPTNYLDEEHIVWLKNYLKEYPYAFMLISHDTSFMNEVVNVIYHLEFTKLNRYTGNYESFLAQSETKRSQHFDAFEKQQEEIAKMEDFIARNKARASTTGRAKSRQKQLDRMDRIDKPETAAKPSFIFKESRASSRFVVEAENLEIGYSQPLLPKLSVKLERGEKVAIVGMNGVGKSTLLKTLLGIIKPLNGKLDRGDFLHPAYFEQEVKAKPITALDEVWNEFPSMNNHEVRGALARCGLKNEHINRNMNALSGGEQAKVRLCKLLQRESNWLVFDEPTNHLDVVAKEELKRALKEFKGTVLLVCHEPEFYEDWVTQVWDVEKWSLEQAKTPIKL
- a CDS encoding HEPN domain-containing protein — its product is MPLLIAPVFNSTTPQSVRIDMPNSYTLLSGAERPYKVASRYLRNEMDENRRMFDKRVDMSSLFLVGEYPEMRLNDDRDWIEEIENKLNLASVNGICSIPYVITAKANLYGITYLKRSLDGAKYMFDERAQKIFLDLLDRSLPTLAFRRYSLSLEKKSYEDQLLDLWIGLESLFVPDGKKGEITYKLRLRMAYYFGETLQQREKIAQLIKKSYNHRSEIVHSGKVFGNALADEVNLLRLMARAAILNVAMEGISLQDLRVRLDQLMLSGESYFDRYHPSFFERITL
- a CDS encoding small acid-soluble spore protein P; the protein is MEKDHILDENPHQTYNNEAEGIEQTGEPLPGSKKVKQENHSRAIKTREG
- a CDS encoding aspartyl-phosphate phosphatase Spo0E family protein, producing the protein MEITNQMIDDLRRKLECAAKDAGYNFLDPEIVRISQQLDKLIVAHMLHEKRPS
- the lpdA gene encoding dihydrolipoyl dehydrogenase; its protein translation is MVVGEFTTEVDVLVIGAGPGGYVAAIRAAQLGKTVAVVEKAELGGVCLNVGCIPSKAMIHAAHTYEHAQHTESMGITMENVKVDFAKVQEWKGGIVKQLTGGVGSLFKGNKIQVIPGEALFVSENEVRVFHGYDVNRYRFEHCIIATGSRPIELPAFPFGKRVLSSTEALSLTELPKSIVVIGGGYIGIELGTVFAKFGTKVTILEGADQILPGFEPDMPRLVERKLKKLDVTIHTKALAQGMEETENGVIVTAEVKGEQVKVEAEYILVTVGRRPNTDELGVRDIGMNLTDRGLIVVDKQGRTNIPNVYAIGDIVPGPALAHKASYEGKVAAEAIAGHPSEVDYKAIPAVVFCDPEIASVGINEKEAKEKGIDYVVGRFPFAANGRALSVNAGEGYVKLIGEKGTNLVLGAQIVGVEASNIIAEIGLAIEMGATLEDIELTIHAHPTLGEVTMEAAELALGHPIHVMK